One genomic segment of Intestinimonas butyriciproducens includes these proteins:
- a CDS encoding phosphoglycerate kinase, with the protein MNYNKKTVKDIDVAGKKVLLRCDFNVPQDKATGAITDDKRIVAALPTIAYLLDQKAAVIACSHLGKPKGEWKQSLSLAPVAKRLSELLGREVLFATDIVGEDAKAKAAALKPGEILLLENLRFDKREEKNDPEFAKELASMAEVYVSDAFGTVHRAHASTAGVAAYLPAVSGFLIGKELDIMGKALDDPKRPFVAVLGGAKVSDKINVINNLLEKADTIIIGGGMAYTFKKAEGYTIGKSLLEEDKLDYAREMMQKAEAKGVKFLLPVDNLCAAEFSASAKPVLEEQNIPNELMGMDIGPKAIEAFSDAVKGAGTVVWNGPMGVFEFPAFAGGTKAMAKALAESGAITIVGGGDSAAAVEQLGYADKMTHISTGGGASLEFLEGKELPGVACLLDK; encoded by the coding sequence ATGAACTATAACAAAAAGACCGTGAAGGACATCGACGTAGCGGGCAAGAAGGTCCTGCTCCGCTGCGACTTCAACGTGCCGCAGGACAAGGCCACCGGAGCCATTACCGATGACAAGCGCATCGTGGCCGCCCTGCCCACCATTGCGTACCTGCTGGATCAGAAGGCCGCCGTGATAGCGTGCTCCCATTTGGGCAAGCCCAAAGGCGAGTGGAAGCAGTCCCTGAGCCTGGCCCCTGTTGCAAAGCGCCTCTCCGAGTTGCTGGGCCGGGAGGTCCTCTTTGCCACGGATATCGTGGGAGAGGACGCCAAGGCCAAGGCCGCGGCGCTGAAACCCGGGGAGATCCTGTTACTGGAGAATCTGCGCTTTGATAAGCGGGAGGAGAAGAACGACCCGGAGTTTGCCAAGGAGCTTGCCTCCATGGCGGAGGTATATGTCTCCGATGCCTTCGGCACCGTGCATCGTGCCCATGCCTCCACTGCCGGCGTGGCGGCCTATCTGCCCGCCGTCTCCGGCTTCCTCATCGGCAAGGAGCTGGATATCATGGGCAAGGCGCTGGACGACCCCAAGCGCCCCTTCGTGGCTGTGCTGGGCGGCGCGAAGGTCTCCGACAAGATCAATGTGATCAACAACCTCCTGGAGAAGGCCGACACCATCATCATCGGGGGCGGCATGGCGTATACCTTTAAAAAGGCGGAGGGCTACACCATCGGCAAATCCCTCCTGGAAGAGGATAAGCTGGACTACGCGCGGGAAATGATGCAGAAGGCCGAGGCAAAGGGCGTGAAGTTCCTGCTGCCTGTGGACAACCTCTGTGCAGCGGAGTTTTCCGCCAGCGCAAAGCCTGTGCTGGAGGAGCAGAACATTCCGAACGAACTGATGGGAATGGACATCGGGCCCAAGGCCATCGAAGCCTTCTCCGATGCGGTGAAGGGCGCGGGCACTGTGGTGTGGAACGGGCCCATGGGCGTCTTTGAGTTCCCCGCCTTTGCCGGGGGCACCAAGGCCATGGCCAAAGCGCTGGCTGAGTCCGGCGCCATCACCATCGTGGGCGGAGGCGACTCTGCCGCGGCGGTGGAGCAGCTTGGCTACGCCGACAAGATGACCCATATCTCCACTGGCGGCGGCGCCTCTCTGGAATTCCTGGAGGGTAAGGAACTGCCCGGTGTGGCATGTTTGCTGGATAAATAA
- a CDS encoding tRNA (cytidine(34)-2'-O)-methyltransferase yields MINIVLVEPEIPMNTGNVARTCAATGSTLHLIEPLGFDISDKAVKRAGLDYWHLVDVHVYASLDDFFARNPQPDLWLTTTRSARRYSDAAYRDGCWLFFGKETAGLPPALLQRYPERCVRLPMREEARSLNLANTVAAVTYEALRQLDFPGLIQDGHRAWEEQKACAIRR; encoded by the coding sequence ATGATAAATATCGTCCTGGTCGAACCCGAGATCCCCATGAACACCGGCAATGTGGCCCGCACCTGCGCGGCCACCGGCAGCACGCTCCATCTCATCGAGCCCCTGGGTTTTGACATCTCAGACAAGGCGGTCAAGCGGGCGGGCCTCGATTATTGGCATCTGGTGGACGTACACGTCTATGCGTCCCTGGATGATTTTTTTGCCCGGAATCCCCAGCCGGACCTGTGGCTCACCACCACCAGGTCTGCGCGCCGGTACAGCGACGCGGCATACCGGGACGGCTGCTGGCTCTTTTTCGGGAAAGAGACGGCCGGGCTGCCGCCGGCGCTGCTGCAGCGGTACCCCGAGCGCTGCGTCCGCCTCCCCATGCGGGAGGAGGCCCGCAGCCTGAACCTGGCCAACACCGTGGCGGCGGTAACCTATGAGGCCCTCCGCCAGTTGGATTTCCCCGGCCTGATACAGGATGGGCACCGGGCCTGGGAGGAACAGAAAGCCTGCGCCATCCGGCGCTGA
- the tpiA gene encoding triose-phosphate isomerase has product MNRRYRKTIIAGNWKMNKTLSETRAFAEELKPILPKGKWCDVVLCVPYVNIPAAIRLFKDCRVAIGAENCHYEATGAYTGEVSAEMLKELGVKYVIIGHSERRQYYNETDLTVNKKVHAALEVGLRPIVCVGESLEQRELGVTMELIAYQVKCALSGVSADKLRHVVIAYEPLWAIGTGKTATAEQAGEVCQAIRAVIRKLYGARVARSVTIQYGGSMNPKNAAELLAQPDVDGGLIGGASLKPEQFVEIINAANQDG; this is encoded by the coding sequence ATGAATAGAAGATACCGGAAAACGATCATTGCGGGAAACTGGAAGATGAACAAGACTCTCTCGGAGACCCGTGCCTTTGCCGAAGAGCTTAAGCCCATCCTGCCCAAGGGCAAGTGGTGTGACGTGGTGCTCTGCGTGCCCTATGTGAACATCCCCGCCGCGATCCGCCTGTTCAAGGACTGCCGGGTGGCCATCGGCGCGGAGAACTGCCACTATGAGGCCACCGGCGCCTACACCGGCGAGGTGTCGGCCGAGATGCTCAAGGAGCTGGGCGTAAAGTATGTCATCATCGGCCATTCCGAGCGTCGGCAGTATTACAACGAGACGGACCTCACGGTCAATAAGAAGGTACACGCCGCCCTGGAGGTGGGGCTGCGCCCCATCGTCTGCGTGGGCGAGAGCCTGGAGCAGCGGGAACTGGGCGTGACCATGGAGCTCATCGCCTATCAGGTGAAGTGCGCGCTCTCCGGCGTGAGCGCCGATAAGTTGCGCCATGTGGTCATCGCCTACGAACCGCTATGGGCCATCGGTACGGGCAAGACCGCCACGGCCGAACAGGCCGGTGAGGTCTGCCAGGCCATCCGCGCGGTGATCCGCAAATTGTACGGTGCCCGTGTGGCCCGCAGCGTGACCATCCAGTACGGCGGCTCCATGAATCCCAAGAATGCGGCTGAACTTCTGGCACAGCCCGACGTGGACGGCGGCCTGATCGGCGGCGCGTCTCTGAAGCCGGAGCAGTTCGTGGAGATCATCAACGCGGCCAATCAGGACGGCTGA